In Grus americana isolate bGruAme1 chromosome 28, bGruAme1.mat, whole genome shotgun sequence, a single window of DNA contains:
- the ISYNA1 gene encoding inositol-3-phosphate synthase 1, with translation MAETFLVDSPDVTYSKDFIEAKYTYSTVHVCKENGVTKVRPCSTRFTFRTGRQVPRLGVMLVGWGGNNGTTVTAAVLANKLGLSWMTKTGRKKANYYGSLLQASTVCLGTGPAGDVYVPFRDLLPMVHPNDIVFDGWDISSLNLAEAMRRAEVLDWPLQEQLWPHLEKMKPRPSIYIPEFIAANQEERADNVLCGSMAEQVEQIRRDIRDFRETSGVDKVIVLWTANTERFCDVVPGLNDTADNLLRAIERGLEVSPSTLFAVASILEGCAYINGSPQNTFVPGAVELAAQHRVFICGDDFKSGQTKLKSVLVDFLVGAGLKTKSIVSYNHLGNNDGKNLSAPQQFRSKEISKSNVVDDTVQANPILYGPQDKPDHCVVIKYVPYVGDSKRALDEYTSEIMMGGTNTIVIHNTCEDSLLASPIILDLAILTELCQRVTFCTEADPEFQSFHSVLSIVAFLCKAPLVPEGTPVVNALFRQRSCIENILRACLGLPPQNHMLLEHKMQRPAPSPKRTCPGGAACPLAPKKAPAATQLNGHPCPSTPRPGPPRTPLHVDGAD, from the exons ATGGCAGAGACATTCCTTGTGGATAGCCCCGACGTCACGTACAGCAAAGACTTCATCGAGGCCAAGTACACGTACAGCACCGTGCACGTCTGCAAGGAGAATGGCGTCACTAAG GTGCGGCCGTGCTCAACCCGCTTCACCTTCCGGACGGGGCGGCAGGTCCCCCGGCTGGGGGTGATGctggtgggctgggggggcaaCAACGGCACGACGGTGACGGCGGCCGTGCTGGCCAACAAGCTGGGGCTGTCCTGGATGACCAAGACGGGGCGCAAG AAAGCAAACTACTACGGCTCCCTGCTCCAAGCCTCCACCGTCTGCCTGGGCACCGGCCCCGCCGGCGATGTCTACGTGCCTTTCCGTGACCTGCTGCCCATGGTGCACCCCAATGACATCGTCTTCGACG GCTGGGACATCTCCTCACTGAACCTGGCGGAGGCCATGCGGCGGGCGGAGGTGCTGGACTGGCcgctgcaggagcagctctggccCCACCTGGAGAAGATGAAGCCCCGACCCTCCATCTACATCCCCGAGTTCATCGCCGCCAACCAGGAGGAGCGAGCGGACAATGTCCTCTGCGGGTCCATGGCTGAGCAG GTGGAGCAGATCCGCAGGGACATCCGGGACTTCAGGGAGACCAGCGGGGTGGACAAAGTCATTGTCCTCTGGACGGCCAACACAGAGCGCTTCTGCGACGTCGTACCAGGGCTCAACGACACCGCTGACAACCTGCTGCGGGCCATTGAG CGAGGCCTGGAGGTGTCCCCGTCCACGCTCTTCGCCGTGGCCAGCATCCTGGAGGGCTGCGCCTACATCAACGGCTCCCCCCAGAACACCTTCGTGCCGGGGGCGGTGGAGCTGGCCGCCCAGCACCGCGTCTTCATCTGCGGCGACGACTTCAAGTCGGGTCAGACCAAGCTCAAGTCGGTGCTGGTGGACTTCTTGGTGGGCGCTGGACTCAAG ACCAAGTCCATCGTGAGCTACAACCACCTGGGGAACAACGACGGGAAGAACCTCTCGGCCCCGCAGCAGTTTCGTTCCAAGGAGATCTCCAAGAGCAACGTGGTGGACGACACGGTCCAGGCCAACCCCATCCTGTACGGCCCCCAGGACAAGCCCGACCACTGC GTGGTGATCAAGTACGTGCCCTACGTGGGGGACAGCAAACGTGCGCTGGATGAGTACACGTCGGAGATCATGATGGGCGGCACCAACACCATCGTCATCCACAACACGTGTGAG GACTCGCTGCTGGCTAGCCCCATCATCCTGGACCTGGCCATCCTGACGGAGCTGTGCCAGCGCGTCACCTTCTGCACCGAGGCTGACCCCGAGTTCCAGAGCTTCCACAGCGTCCTCTCCATCGTCGCCTTCCTCTGCAAGGCCCCGCTGGTGCCCGAGGGCACCCCTGTTGTCAACGCCCTCTTCCGCCAGCGCAGCTGCATCGAGAACATCCTGAG ggcctgcctggggctgcccccccaGAACCACATGCTGCTGGAGCACAAGATGCAGCGGCCGGCACCCAGCCCGAAGCGCACCTGCCCCGGGGGGGCCGCCTGCCCCCTTGCCCCCAAGAAGGCACCGGCGGCCACCCAGCTCAACGGgcacccctgccccagcaccccccggcCGGGGCCCCCCCGGACTCCCCTCCACGTTGACGGGGCCGACTAA